DNA sequence from the Microbaculum marinisediminis genome:
CGCGACCGGCGGTGACGCGCTTGCGGGCGAATTCCTCGAAACTGACCCTGAAGTGTTGCTGGTTGCGGTCGAGCGACAGGACGCGCTTGTCCTCGGTAACGCCGTCCAGGGCGGCGAGCGCCCGCGGGGAAACGCCAAGCCGCGCGGCCTCACCCTTGAACTGGGCGATGAAGCCGCTGAAGCCGTTCGGCGGCTGGCACTGTGCCGCCCGGGCGGGAGCAGCGGCCAGGAGCGAGAGGGCGGCGGGTATTGCGGCCAGCGTGACGAAAAGGCGTCGCATGCTCGGGCTCTCCGATCCACGTTCTCCTGTCGACTTTGTAGCATCGCGGGGCGACGAGACCAACGGGCTGCGGTCCGTCGGCAGGGGCCTGCCAGGGGCGACTCTCGGAGAGACTCAGGGCTTCGCCGTCACGGGGCGCCCGGACCCGTGCGAGGGGGCTGGGGCGATCCGTTAACGCCGGAATCGGACGTTTTACCCATGGTTAACTGTTGCCTGTTCGCAACTGCGAATACGAATCGACGCGGTCGGCACCAGATTCACCTCCGATTCACCAGGGCTGCCCCAATTTCGCCCGCGTGTGGGCACAGTTGAAGTGCTCTTCACGGAAACCAAAGCGTTTCCCGCCCGTTGTGAGCCGAGTGGGTTCCTTTGAGAGCGAAATGAAAAGGACATGAGTGAAATGTTGAACCAGCGTGCTCTTTCTTTTGTTGGTGCGGTTTCGCTGGCTGCGCTGGCGCCGATGGCCGCCCAGGCCGCCGACATGCCGCAGTACACCCCGCCGCCGGTCGTCACGGCGGTGCCGACCTGGGACTGGACCGGCTTCTATGCGGGTCTGAACGCCGGCTACGGCTGGAGCTCGGGCGATGACGTCAACGTCAGCGTGGTCGATCCGGGCGGCGCCTTCTTCGGTCCCTGCCTCACGGCCGGCGCGTGCCCGAATGGCATGAGCTACAGCCGCGACGGCTTCGTCGGCGGTGCGCAGGCCGGCTACAACTGGCAGATCGACCAGTTCGTCGTCGGTTTCGAAGCCGATATCGAGTATTCCGACATGAACGGTGGCGGCACGGTCACCACCGCGGTGGCGCCGTTCGCGAACGGTCGCTTCACCTCGACGTCCGACATCAACTGGCTCGCCACCCTGCGCGGCCGCGCCGGTCTGGCGATCGACCGGACGCTGCTCTACGTCACGGGCGGTCTGGCCGTTGGTGGCGTCGAGGACTCGTTCCGTTGGGGCTTCCCGGGCGTTCCGCAGGTCTATAACGGCAGCAACAGCGACACCGAGTGGGGCTGGACCGTCGGCGGTGGTCTCGACTACGCCATCACGGACAATATCGTCCTGGGTGCCGAAGTGCTGTACTTCGACCTGGGCAGCACGACCGTGACCGGTGTCGCGGCCGCGCCGTTCGTGCCGCCGGCCGGTACGTCGATGGCGGTCGACTACGACCACAACGGCGTCATCGCCCGGGCTCGCCTGAGCTACAAGTTCTAAGGGCTTTAGGCGGACATCCGCCGACCTTCGAATTGGACAACGGCGGCTCCTCGCGGAGCCGCCGTTTTCTTTTGCATGACTGCGCGAAACGCGCATGAAAAACGGCGGCCCGGAAGGGGCCGCCGCGCAATTTCACAAGTCGATGTTTCGACGCGGTGCCGTCAGCGCGCGCTGAGCGGCCGGCTCGGTCCGCTGCCCCTGCCGCCGCGCGGCGCGCCGAAGCTGCCGCCGTATCCCCGCCAGGACGGCGTCACGCCGCCCCTCGGCGGCACCCGGTAGCGATAGCCGGGATATCCCGGATAGCGGTAGCGCGGATAGGCATAGCCACCGCGATAGTACGGATAGCCGTAGCCGTAGTAGTAGCCCGAGGAATCGGCGATCGCCGCGCCGAGGATCGCGATGCCGAGCATCGCCCCGATCGCCGGCAGCGGGCTCGGCTCGGCATAGCCGGGCGCAACCGCCTGGAGATAGCGGCCGGACACCCAGCCGCGATAGCGGCCCCACTGGGTATCGCACCAGCCGTAGCCGCCGGTGCAGCCGTAGATGGTGACGGGCGCGCCGACGGGGACCGTGGCTATGCGGGGGCACTTGGTGCTGCCGCAGGTGCGCATGTTGACGTTGCCGACGGCATAGGCGCTGACGGCGGCGTTCGCTGCGCCGGGCAGCGATACCAGCGCTGTCAGTCCGGCCGTGGCGACCAGAGTGCGGGAAATCCAGTTCATCCGACCCTCCTTCCATTGGGATCGATTGTGAGAGACATCATAGGGCCGCTCGGTACCACAAAGTTTGGCCGGCATCATGGCCGGGCAATAGACCGGGCAGCCTGACTCCCCTCCATTGGAGCGCCGGGAGTCTGAACCTTACATGAACATGCGAACGGTCGCGCTTTCGTTCAAGGCGTCGGCCAAGGCGTCGGCTCATTCCGCCGCCTGCGAGGCGGCGCCCCCGTTTCCGTCCTCTCTGTCTTCGTTCTCTCGGCCTTCGTCTTCTCTGTCTTCGTTGTCTCGGCGGCCGAGGAAGCCGCCCGACTGGCGCCGCCAGAGGCGGGCATAGTGGCCGTCGAGCGCCAGCAACTCCTCATGCGTGCCGCTTTCGACGATGCGGCCGCGGTCGAGCACCACCAGCCGGTCCATGCGGTGGATGGTCGACAGGCGGTGCGCGATGGCGATCACGGTCTTGTCCGTCATCAACGTGTCGAGGCTGGACTGGATCGCTGCCTCGATCTCGGAATCCAGGGCCGAGGTTGCTTCGTCGAGCACCAGGATCGGCGCGTCGCGCAGGATCACCCGGGCGATGGCGATGCGCTGGCGCTGGCCGCCGGACAGCTTCACGCCGCGCTCGCCGACATGGGCGTCGTAGCCCCGACGTCCCTTCCAGTCGACGAGGTCCTTGATGAACCCGTCGGCATGGGCGAGCCGGGCCGCCGCGCGGATCTCGTCGTCGCTCGCCTCCGGCCGGCCATAGCCGATGTTGTCGCGGACGGACCGGTGCAGCAGCGAGGTGTCCTGGGTCACCACCGATATGGCGGCGCGCAGCGATTCCTGGGTCACGGCGGAGATGTCCTGGTCGTCGATGCGGATGCGGCCCTGTTCCACGTCAAAGAACCGCAGCAGGAGGTTGACTAGCGTCGACTTGCCGGCGCCGGAGCGGCCGACCAGACCGATCTTCTCGCCGGGGCGCACATGCAGCGACAGGTTCTCGATGACGCCGCTGTCGCGGCCATAGCCGAAACTCACGTCGTCGAAACGGATGTCTCCGTCGGTGACGACGAGGTCGGTCGCGTCGAGCCGGTCTGTCAGCTCGATCGGCCGGGCGATCGTCTGCATGCCTTCCTGTACGACGCCGATCTGTTCGAAGATCGACGTGACCTGGAAGGCGATCCAGCGCGACATGTTGGTGAGCTGGAAGGTCAGCGGCAGCGCCATCGCGATGGCGCCGACCTCGATCGCGCCGGCGGTCCACAGCCAGAGCGACAGCCCGCCGGCGCCGGCGATCAGTGCGGCGTTCAACAGCGCCAGCATGGCGGCGAAGATGGTGATTAGGCGCAGTTGATCGGCGACGCGGTCGGTATGGTGGTCGACGCCTTCGCGCACGAACGCGTCCTCGTCGTGCGGGCGCGCGAACAGCTTGACCGTGAGGATGTTGGTGTAGCTGTCGACGATGCGCCCCATCAGGGCGGAGCGGGCTTCCGACATGCGCCGCGAGCGCAGGCGCAGGCGCGGCACGAAGAGCACCAGCAGCGCGACATAGCCGATGCACCACAGGATCACCGGCAGCGCGAGCCAGAGGTCGGCGGCGGCGAGCATCGCGATCGCGGTGATGCCGTAGACGACGATATACCAGACCGCGGTTATCGCCTGGGTCAGGCTCTCGCGCAGCGCGAAACCGGTCTGCATCACCCGGTTGGAGATGCGTCCGGCGAAGTCGTTCTGGAAAAAGCCCCAGCTCTGCCGCGCCACGTGCCAATGGCTCTGCCAGCGCACCAGGCTGGAGAACGGTCCGTTGAGTGCCTGATTGGCGATGATCGAGCGTGCGAAGGTGGTGGCCGGGCGCGCGATCAGGATGGCGCCGAAGACAAGCAGCATCGACCACGACTCGGCGAGAAACCGGTCCGCGGGAATGGTGGTCACCAGGCCGACGAGTTGTCCGATGATCCACGGGACGGCCGCATCGGAGAGCGCAAGCGCGATTTCGGCGAGGAGCAGGAGGGCGAGCAAGCCTTTCGCCTGGCGGGCGAAATGCCAGTAGAACCCCAAGAGCCCGGCCGGCGGCTCGGGGCGTTCGGGCACGTCCGTCGGCTTCAACCGCGATTCGAAATAGCGAAACATCCGTTCAGGCTCGCACGACCTTGCCGTCGCGGCCAATCCGTGCCGGGACCGGTGGTCATATAGGGCGCTCGGACGGCGAGGGCCGGGAAACGGCGAACCCGCCGTCGGGACTCCTTGTCAGGTCACGGAAATTTCGTTTGGGTCACCACCGAACCGCCATATTGCGGCGGCACCGTCGTGTCGGCTTGGAACGACGCGGCGACGCGCAAACCGGAGAGGTCCCGGTGCTCATGCCCGGTCGAGAGATCGTGATCTTTATCTTCCTGCTGGTCGCGGCGGCGGCGGCCTATGCCGCCCTGGCGGGCGGCGCCGGTCCCTAGCAACCATACCTAGCCAGGCTCAGTGATACGGGCTCAGCGATAGCTCGCGACGCCCTTCCTGGTCTCGTTCATCCGACGGGCGGCATCGGCGGCGTTGCTCTGACCGGCCGCGATCCCCATGGTGTCGCCGTTGTAGGTCCGCGTCGGCGAGCTGAACATCGGTACACGCGTGCAACTCTTGCCGCGGGCGCTGCATTCGGTGTGATAGGCCATGACCGACATGATCTCGGCGCCGACGTTGGTGTAGCCGAAATTGTAGTCGGAACTCGGCGGATTCGGCCGGTCTTCCCCGTTGACGAGCTGATAGCGGTCGTGCTCCAGGCCGCTGTTGTGGCCGATCTCATGGGTGACCGAATGGTTGGTCACGCAACCGTGCGCGGTCACCGTGAAACCGCGATTCGCGGTCGATTTCGACGGCGTCTCGATGTACCAGCCGAGGCCGCAGTAGCGCTTGCTGTCCTTGCGCAGCAGTGCGACCAGATCGGCCTTCTTGCGATTCCGCAGCTTTCTGATTCTGGCGAACGGTCCCTTGCCGCCGGTCAACTTTTTGAGATCTTTCAAGAAGCCCCGTTCCTGATAGCGCCTCACCAACGCGGTCGCGGCTAGCCGGTAGCTGATCTTAACCCCGGCGTTGTCGGCGGCGAGATTGGCGTTGGCGATTGCCAGCTTCGCATCCTGAACGATGTGGCCGGATTGCGCCCGGGCGTTCTTGGTATAGGGGATGAGCACCCGGATCCGTGTCTTCGCTTCCTCGTTGCCGCTCGATTCCGGGGCGGCGGAGGGTTGTCTCGGTGCCGGTGCGGGAATGGATTCTTCCGGCGGGAAGCTGCCCGGATCGATCTCGCTGACGCGGTGCACCGCACCGGAAACCGGCGAGATCCTGAACACCCGCGTTCCGATCTGGACCTGGCCGGTGATCTGATCGTCGGAGACGATCAGCAACGCGTAGCCGCTGTCGCCGCGGATCGTGCCGGTCCAGACGAAACCGCCAAGATCGGCCTTCTTCAGGGAAATCCGGTCGAGCGTCACGGACAGATCGGGAAATAACGCGATATCGACGCTGGCCTCGGCGGGGGCGAGGGCGATGCGATTGCGGGCCCTGTCGACGCCCCGTGGCGCGACGTTGCTCTCCATGTAACCGTAGTCGAGCCGCACGAGCCGGTCGCGCGATGCAAACGGGGAGGGCGGCGGCCCTTTCACCGAAGCCGCTTCGGTCGCGGGCACGGCCTCCACGAGGCCCGCCGCGACGGCGCCACCGGAGCCCAGCGCGACGGTAGCGGTGGCGATAGCGACGATCGCCAGTCGGCGGACCCGCATGCGGGTGGCGGTGTTTGCCATCGGGTAGCCCCTCAGTCTTGGCCTGACCATGGGCGCGAACTCCCGGGGCCGGCGAGTCGAATCGATCTGCTTCGGTCTATCGAAACGGTATTAACGGACGTTGGCGCTACGCCACTCAAACTTTAGACGTAGCCGGGCGGACGTCGGGGATGGCCTGCCGAACGGCGATAGGAAAGGCGCCCGACACGCGGTGCCGGGCGCCCGGAAAGTCGTTTCGCTCACGCGAGCGCGCCGGTCACTGCACGAAGGTCAGTTCGATCGACGACATGCCCGCGGCGATGTTGAGGCCCTCCTGCGCCTGCACCGACAGCGGCTGCAGTACGATCGCCTTGTTCGAGCCGCCGATCAGGGCGTTGGCGCCCACACCGACGCCGACGGTGGCTTCGGCGGAGAGGCCGCCATAGCCGCCGGCCAGCGCGCCGGGAGCAACGCCGGAGGCCGGGCCAAGCACGCCCCAGACGATCACCGTCTCGCCGGTGGTGCCGATATCGAGGCCGAACTTGCGGACGACGCCGCTATAGGTCTCGACACCGCCACCGGCCCGCTCGAACTGGCAGGTCAGGTTCTTGGTCGAGCCGACGATGAAGCCGGTCCCGCCGGCAACGTCGCATTTCAGGACGCCGGCCTCGACGCGGTCCTGGGCGGCGGCGGGGCCGGTCAGAACGGCGGTGAGGGCCGCGGCGGCGGCGACTGCTGCAACTCGGCGCATGGTGATCTCCTTGTTCATTTTCATACGGGGGACTTCGCTGTCCCCCGCCCACAACGCCGGACTATGGGCATCGGTTCCGGCAATTCCGTGACAATAACGCGTGCAATCCTCACGGCCTTCCTTGCGATCGGTCAACGAATTGCCTGGATCGCAGGCCGCGCACCGGTTCGGTCAATCCTGTTGCCAGTCCGGCAGCGTCCGTTCGGCTTCGGCCGCGATCGGGGCGCCGGAATCGCGTTCGCGCACGGCCTGCTTGAAACCGACATCCTCCGCGCGGCGCTTCCACCAAACCCCTTCCGGCGAGTGGCGGGTGATGCCGTCGAACAGGGTCGCCATCTGCTGGGTGGTGCTAAGGCCCTGATTGTCGAGGGCGGAATTGATCATCAGCTTCGACATCATCAACTGGTTCTTCGGGACGCCGGCCATGCGGTTGGCCAGGGCGTCGACGGCCTCGTCCAGCCCCGCGTCCGGCACCGTATCGATGGCCAGGCCGTACTCGACTGCGGTGTGGCCGTCGATCAGATCACCGGTAAACAGCAGGCGCTTGGCGCGCTGGGCGCCGATGCGGAAAACCCAGAGACCGACTGACGGGCAGCCCCATACGCGGGCCGGCGGATAGCCGATCCTGGCTTCCTCGGCCATCACGATCAGGTCGCAGCAGGTGGCGATGTCGGAGCCGCCGGCGACCGCGTGGCCGCGGATCTTGGCGATCGTCGGCTTGTAGGAGCGGTGCAGGCTCATGAACGCCTGGGTGTTGGCGTACATGAACTTGAAGTCGAGCATCGGGTCCCAGGGCATGTCCTGGATGCCGGGATTGGTGCCGCCGGCCTCGGCAAAGTCCTGCAGGTCGTAGCCGGCGCAGAACGCGCGACCGGCGCCCTCGACGACGATCACGTGAACCGTGTCGTCGTCGTTCGCCCTCTTCACCGCGGCTTCGATCTCCTGCGGCATGTACCGGTCGATGGCATTCAGCCGCTCCGGACGGTCGAGCGTGATGGTCGCGACCCGTCCATTGGTCGCGTAGCGGATGGAACGATAGTCTGACATCAAAAGCCTCCCAGCCGGTATGCGCCCCCGAATGTTAGGCGGATATTCGCGTAAGGGTTGTAGATTGTATTCGCGTTAACGGGAAGTCTACAAATCACGCGAGAGCGCGCCTTTTTGTCCCACCGCGCGGGCCACTTCCCACCCCAAGCCCGAATGTCGTCCCGCCCGCTGGAGCATTCCGCACGGAATACGATGCGGCGGGCGGCTATGCTTCCTCGAGCCCGAACGCGTCCGCCAGAAGCGCGTAGGACCGCTTGCGCAGGGCATGGTCGAAGATGTTGGACGTCACCATCAGCTCGTCGACCTGGCAATGCGCCGCCAGCTCTTCCAGCCGCGCCTTCACGGTCGCGGGCGAGCCGACGGCGTGGCGGCCGCGATCGCGGCGCATCTGCTCGCGTTCGGTCGCGGTCAGGTCGAGGGCCAGCGCGTTCTCGGGGCTCGCCAGTGGCGCCCGCTCGCCGCGCATGATGCGGAACCAGGCGAGGTCCGCGGTGGCGGCGAGGAAATCGGCTTCCTCGTCGCTCGGCGCGCAGACCGCCGAGACGCCGAGGATCGCGTGCGGCCGGTCGAGCCAGACCGAGGGCTGGAACTTGTCGCGGTAGATCTTCATCGCCTGGTCGGCCGGATAGGAGGCGAAGTGATGGGCGAAGGCATAGCCCAGGCCCATGGCCGCGGCGAGATGGGCGCCGTAGTTCGACGAGCCGAGGATGGTGATCGGCGGCAACGTCACGTCGTCGGGCATCGCGCTCACCCGCCGGAACGGATGGCCTTCGGGAAAGCCGTCGGTGCCGAAGGCGATCAGCTCATGCAGGCGCTCGAGGAAATCGTCGGCCTCCGCGCCCTCCATGCGGCGCCTCAGCGCGGCCATGGTGAGCTGGTCGGTGCCCGGCGCCCGGCCGAGCCCCAGATCGATGCGGCCCGGAAACAGTGCCTCGAGCGTGCGGAAATTCTCGGCGACGGTGAGCGGGGCGTGGTTCGGCAGCATGATGCCGCCGGAGCCGACGCGGATGCGCGCCGTGGCGGCCGCCACCTGGCCAATCATGATCGCCGGCGACGTGGTCGCCACGTTGGCGAGGTTGTGATGCTCGGCGAGCCAGTAGCGGGCATAACCGAGACGATCGACGTGACGGGCCAGGTCGATCGAATTGCGCAGCGACTGCGACGGCGGGGCCGCAGTCGTCACCGGCGAGAGATCGAGGACCGAGAGGGCGAGGGGCATCATGGGCTTCCAGCGGACATTGCCCTTCGAAAACTGCGCAATCGGATGGCCGGGTCAAGCCCGGTAATGGCGGACTGTCGGTCAGCGCATTTGACGCAGCTCAAGGACTGCATGCTTTCTATATTCTAGCGTAACGACAGGTTGTAGCCGCGGTGCGGTGCGTTTGTCGCCGCCGGCGCGGTTTCGCGAGACCGAAACGGTGGAGGACGCCGATGAACAACACGTTGCTTGGAACCATCGCCGGGGCCTGGCGCCTCGCGGTCGATTACGTGCGGGATAAGCGGCAGGCCGCGCGGACGATGCGGGAGTTCAACGCGCTCGATCCGCACGAGGCCTCGCGCATCCTGGCGGAGACGGGCATGGATGCGTCGGATCTGAGGGATGCCGTGTCGCGCCCGTTCGCCTTCGAGGATCTGATGGCCAAAGGCATGGTATCGGTCGGCATCGATCCCGACGCGTTCGCCGCGCAGGACAGCGACTGGTTCCGCGACCTTCAGCGCAACTGCGCGATGTGCCGGCAGCGCGGACATTGCCGGCAGGTGATCGCGCATTCGGCGTTCGCCGAGCGGTTCCACGATTTCTGCCCGAATAGCGGAGATTTCGACCTGATCCTCGAGGCAGGTGCGCGTGGCTCGGCGGCGACGGAGCGTCCGGTCTATCTCAACTGAGCTTTCCGCGCCGCGAACCGATCATTGCCGGGTCAAGCCCGGCAATGACGAGTTTAAACGGCGTTCGCCTACCGCAGGCCGCCGCAGAAGCGCTGGATGCGGGTGCAGGCCTCCTCCAGCGCCTCCGTCGAGGTGGCGTAGGAGATGCGGAAGAACGGAGCGAGGCCGAAGGCCGTGCCCTGAACGACCGCGACGCCTTCCTCTTCCAGAAGCGCGGTGACGAAGTCCTCGTCGGTCTCGAGCCTGGTGCCGCCGGTCGAGGTCTTGCCGATGGTGCCGGCGCAGCTCGGATAGACGTAGAAGGCGCCTTCGGGCGTGGGGCAGGTGATGCCGCTCGCCTGGTTCAGCATCGAGACGACCAGATCGCGCCGGCCCTTGAAGACCTCGTTGTTGCGCGCGATGAAGTCCTGCGTGCCGTTCAGCGCTTCCACCGAGGCGTACTGCGAGATCGAGCAGGGGTTCGAGGTCGACTGCGACTGGATCGTGCCCATCGCCTTGATGAGGCTCGTCGGGCCCGCGCCGTAGCCGATGCGCCAGCCGGTCATCGCATAGGCCTTCGAGACACCGTTCACCGTAAGCGTGCGCTCGTAGAGGCCGGGCTCGACCTGGGCGATCGTGGTGAACTCGAAGTCGTCGTAGACCAGGTGCTCGTACATGTCGTCGGTCATCACCCAGACGTGCGGGTGCTTCATCAGCACGTCGGTGAGGGCCTTGAGCTCGGCGCGGGTGTAGGCGGCGCCCGACGGGTTCGACGGCGAGTTGAAGATCAGCCACTTGGTCTTTGGCGTGATCGCAGCCTCGAGCGTCTCCGGACTGATCTTGTAGCCGGTCATCGCCGGCCCCTCGATCGCGACGGGAACGCCGCCGAACAGGGCGACCATGTCCGGATAGCTCACCCAGTAGGGCGCCGGGATGATGACCTCGTCGCCCGGGTTCAGCGTCGCCATCAGCGCGTTGAACAGCACCTGCTTGCCGCCGGTGCCGACCGTGACCTGGTTGGTGGCGTAGTCGAGGCCGTTCTCGCGCTTGAACTTGGCGACGATCGCTTCCTTCAGCTCGGGGATGCCGTCGACGGCGGTGTATTTGGTCTTGCCCTCGCGGATCGCCTTGATCGCCGCTTCCTTGATGTTCTCCGGCGTGTCGAAGTCCGGCTCACCGGCGCCGAGGCCGATGACGTCGCGGCCGGCGGCTTTCAGCTCGCGGGCCTTGTTGGTGACGGCGATGGTTGCGGACGGCTTGATGCGGCCGAGTGTGTCGGCAAGGAAGGCCATGCCTGGTTCTCCCGGGATTTGCGTGGGGCAAAGGAAACGGCGCGGACCGTAGTTGCGCGATGGCACCGAGGCAAGGGACAAGTTGGTGCCACGGGTCGGTATCACGGTGCGCATCGCATCTGAATTCCGGCGGCCCCGCCGAATTCCGGCCGCCCCGTATGCTGCGGTGCATATTGCACGCGGTCCGTGATCTCGGCATTCTGAATTCGGAATTCCGAATTCGATAGGCTTCCGAGTAAGGATCAGGGCGTGCAGCAACTGTCGGCCGTGCCGAACCTCATCGATCAGGTTCACGAGAGCCTGGTGGACGCCATCGCCGCCGGCGCGCTGAAGCCCGGCGAACGGATCCGGCAGGAAGACCTCGCCGCGCGCCTCGGGGTCTCCCGTCAGCCCGTCAGCCACGCGCTGCAGCTGTTGAAACGGCAGGGACTGGTGAGCGAACAGGGGCGGCGCGGCCTGGCCATCGCGCCCGTCGAGCCGCAGCGCATCGCGGACCTTTACGAGGTGCGTGCCGCCCTCGACGAGTTATCGGCGCGGCGCGCGGCGAAGGTCGTTGCCGATGGCCTGGCCGATATCTCGACGCTGCAGGAGGCGCGAACGGCGCTGGAGAGCGGGCAGGCCCTGACCGACGAGGACGGGCGCGGGCGCTGGATCAACGCGGACGTGGCCTACCATTCGGCCCTTCACCGCCTGTCCGGCAACCAGGCTGCCCTCGACATCATTTCCGATCAGTGGCCGCACTTCAAACGGTGCATGGGGGCGGTTCTGAACGCGCCGGAGATCAGGCATCGGGTCTGGACCGAGCACGCCGGGATCCTCGCGGCGATCGAAGCCGGCGCGGTGGACGAGGCGGGACGCCTTGCACGGCGCCACACGGAGGCGGCCGGCGCCGATCTGGTGAACCGCCTCGAAATCGATTCGGACGCCGCCTGACCCGCAGCCGCGGGCGTCCCGGTCATTAAATCAACAAGGCTGCGCAGGAGGAGCAACGCCATGAAACTGACCGACCAGCAACTGCGCGACTTCGACGAAAGCGGATACCTGTTCCTGCCCGATTGTTTCTCCGAAGCGGAAGTCGCCGTACTGCGCGAGGAGGCCGAGAAGATCTACGCTCAGGACCGCGAAGAGGTCTGGCGCGAGACCACCGGGGCGCCGCGCACAGCCTTCGCGGCGCATACGTATAACGAAGCCTTCCGCCGCCTGGGCGCGCATCCGCGGCTGGTCGAGCCGGTGTCGCAGCTGTTCGGCGAACCGGTCTACATGCACCAGTTCAAGATCAATGCGAAGGCGCCGTTCGATGGCGAAGTCTGGCAGTGGCACCAGGACTACGGCACCTGGGCCCGCGACGACGGAATGCCGGAGCCGCGCGCCATGAACATCGCCGTTTTCCTCGACGAGGTGATGGCGATCAACGGGCCGCTCATGTTCATCCCGAAGAGCCACAAGGCGGGCGTGCTCGAAGCGGGACATGACCTCAAGACCACGTCCTATCCGCTCTGGACGCTGGACAATGAGACGGTGACGCGGCTCGCCGCGGAGGGCGGCATCGTCGCGCCGACCGGCAAGCCGGGCACCGTGCTGATGTTCCATGGCAATCTCGTTCACGCCAGTCCGCCGAACATCACGCCGTATCCGCGCAAGATCGTTTACCTGACGCTGTGCGCGGTCTCCAACCACATCACCAAGTTCACGCGGGCTCCGTGGATCGCCCATCGCGATTTCGCGCCGATCGAACCCCTGTCCGACGACTGTCTGCTGGAGTTGGCCCGCACGGGCATGGAGGCGGCCGAGTAGGCCGGCGGCGACCCGACCAGCGACGCGGCTCGGGCGCGACCGGGCCGCGTATCGC
Encoded proteins:
- a CDS encoding outer membrane protein; translation: MSEMLNQRALSFVGAVSLAALAPMAAQAADMPQYTPPPVVTAVPTWDWTGFYAGLNAGYGWSSGDDVNVSVVDPGGAFFGPCLTAGACPNGMSYSRDGFVGGAQAGYNWQIDQFVVGFEADIEYSDMNGGGTVTTAVAPFANGRFTSTSDINWLATLRGRAGLAIDRTLLYVTGGLAVGGVEDSFRWGFPGVPQVYNGSNSDTEWGWTVGGGLDYAITDNIVLGAEVLYFDLGSTTVTGVAAAPFVPPAGTSMAVDYDHNGVIARARLSYKF
- a CDS encoding M12 family metallo-peptidase, with protein sequence MANTATRMRVRRLAIVAIATATVALGSGGAVAAGLVEAVPATEAASVKGPPPSPFASRDRLVRLDYGYMESNVAPRGVDRARNRIALAPAEASVDIALFPDLSVTLDRISLKKADLGGFVWTGTIRGDSGYALLIVSDDQITGQVQIGTRVFRISPVSGAVHRVSEIDPGSFPPEESIPAPAPRQPSAAPESSGNEEAKTRIRVLIPYTKNARAQSGHIVQDAKLAIANANLAADNAGVKISYRLAATALVRRYQERGFLKDLKKLTGGKGPFARIRKLRNRKKADLVALLRKDSKRYCGLGWYIETPSKSTANRGFTVTAHGCVTNHSVTHEIGHNSGLEHDRYQLVNGEDRPNPPSSDYNFGYTNVGAEIMSVMAYHTECSARGKSCTRVPMFSSPTRTYNGDTMGIAAGQSNAADAARRMNETRKGVASYR
- a CDS encoding pyridoxal phosphate-dependent aminotransferase — protein: MAFLADTLGRIKPSATIAVTNKARELKAAGRDVIGLGAGEPDFDTPENIKEAAIKAIREGKTKYTAVDGIPELKEAIVAKFKRENGLDYATNQVTVGTGGKQVLFNALMATLNPGDEVIIPAPYWVSYPDMVALFGGVPVAIEGPAMTGYKISPETLEAAITPKTKWLIFNSPSNPSGAAYTRAELKALTDVLMKHPHVWVMTDDMYEHLVYDDFEFTTIAQVEPGLYERTLTVNGVSKAYAMTGWRIGYGAGPTSLIKAMGTIQSQSTSNPCSISQYASVEALNGTQDFIARNNEVFKGRRDLVVSMLNQASGITCPTPEGAFYVYPSCAGTIGKTSTGGTRLETDEDFVTALLEEEGVAVVQGTAFGLAPFFRISYATSTEALEEACTRIQRFCGGLR
- a CDS encoding DUF992 domain-containing protein gives rise to the protein MRRVAAVAAAAALTAVLTGPAAAQDRVEAGVLKCDVAGGTGFIVGSTKNLTCQFERAGGGVETYSGVVRKFGLDIGTTGETVIVWGVLGPASGVAPGALAGGYGGLSAEATVGVGVGANALIGGSNKAIVLQPLSVQAQEGLNIAAGMSSIELTFVQ
- a CDS encoding crotonase/enoyl-CoA hydratase family protein, with product MSDYRSIRYATNGRVATITLDRPERLNAIDRYMPQEIEAAVKRANDDDTVHVIVVEGAGRAFCAGYDLQDFAEAGGTNPGIQDMPWDPMLDFKFMYANTQAFMSLHRSYKPTIAKIRGHAVAGGSDIATCCDLIVMAEEARIGYPPARVWGCPSVGLWVFRIGAQRAKRLLFTGDLIDGHTAVEYGLAIDTVPDAGLDEAVDALANRMAGVPKNQLMMSKLMINSALDNQGLSTTQQMATLFDGITRHSPEGVWWKRRAEDVGFKQAVRERDSGAPIAAEAERTLPDWQQD
- a CDS encoding LLM class flavin-dependent oxidoreductase, which produces MPLALSVLDLSPVTTAAPPSQSLRNSIDLARHVDRLGYARYWLAEHHNLANVATTSPAIMIGQVAAATARIRVGSGGIMLPNHAPLTVAENFRTLEALFPGRIDLGLGRAPGTDQLTMAALRRRMEGAEADDFLERLHELIAFGTDGFPEGHPFRRVSAMPDDVTLPPITILGSSNYGAHLAAAMGLGYAFAHHFASYPADQAMKIYRDKFQPSVWLDRPHAILGVSAVCAPSDEEADFLAATADLAWFRIMRGERAPLASPENALALDLTATEREQMRRDRGRHAVGSPATVKARLEELAAHCQVDELMVTSNIFDHALRKRSYALLADAFGLEEA
- a CDS encoding SH3 domain-containing protein, whose amino-acid sequence is MNWISRTLVATAGLTALVSLPGAANAAVSAYAVGNVNMRTCGSTKCPRIATVPVGAPVTIYGCTGGYGWCDTQWGRYRGWVSGRYLQAVAPGYAEPSPLPAIGAMLGIAILGAAIADSSGYYYGYGYPYYRGGYAYPRYRYPGYPGYRYRVPPRGGVTPSWRGYGGSFGAPRGGRGSGPSRPLSAR
- a CDS encoding ABC transporter ATP-binding protein, coding for MFRYFESRLKPTDVPERPEPPAGLLGFYWHFARQAKGLLALLLLAEIALALSDAAVPWIIGQLVGLVTTIPADRFLAESWSMLLVFGAILIARPATTFARSIIANQALNGPFSSLVRWQSHWHVARQSWGFFQNDFAGRISNRVMQTGFALRESLTQAITAVWYIVVYGITAIAMLAAADLWLALPVILWCIGYVALLVLFVPRLRLRSRRMSEARSALMGRIVDSYTNILTVKLFARPHDEDAFVREGVDHHTDRVADQLRLITIFAAMLALLNAALIAGAGGLSLWLWTAGAIEVGAIAMALPLTFQLTNMSRWIAFQVTSIFEQIGVVQEGMQTIARPIELTDRLDATDLVVTDGDIRFDDVSFGYGRDSGVIENLSLHVRPGEKIGLVGRSGAGKSTLVNLLLRFFDVEQGRIRIDDQDISAVTQESLRAAISVVTQDTSLLHRSVRDNIGYGRPEASDDEIRAAARLAHADGFIKDLVDWKGRRGYDAHVGERGVKLSGGQRQRIAIARVILRDAPILVLDEATSALDSEIEAAIQSSLDTLMTDKTVIAIAHRLSTIHRMDRLVVLDRGRIVESGTHEELLALDGHYARLWRRQSGGFLGRRDNEDREDEGRENEDREDGNGGAASQAAE